Proteins encoded within one genomic window of Oryza brachyantha chromosome 7, ObraRS2, whole genome shotgun sequence:
- the LOC102719031 gene encoding spindle and kinetochore-associated protein 1 homolog, protein MDGGDASSAGALLDDVSAALRSRVTELQELVLARNMYPVTAVPDLAAVDVSLTAMEAQVQAIRRRLQEELEIIPKAKKQVNQALKQQRRLQHMLANMPTGMREDVFATPMEHNSSTMLPDSLNFSSAVPEVMDRDLKIKEEPTAAPKKGKGPAPRWYISTEELDSLSSYMRGRLTLEKVNIAINEVASYADGNAHLVACTKKKLSEDTWEKALELRDIAATESVKGKHFFLETDIKGPGLKLDNTGKAILTVLRHLGRIHETRIGHHRVFILSKQH, encoded by the exons atggacggcggcgacgcgagcAGCGCGGGGGCGTTGCTGGACGACGTCTCCGCCGCCCTCCGGTCCCGCGTCACGGAGCTCCaggagctcgtcctcgcccgCAACA TGTACCCGGTGACGGCGGTGCCTGACCTTGCCGCCGTCGACGTGTCGCTCACGGCCATGGAGGCGCAGGTGCAGGCGATCCGCCGCCGACTCCAGGAGGAACTCGAAATCATCCCCAAGGCCAAG AAACAAGTAAATCAGGCCTTGAAGCAACAGCGGAGGCTGCAGCATATGCTTGCAAACATGCCAACTGGGATGCGCGAAGATGTCTTTGCTACTCCTATGGAACATAACTCATCAAC GATGTTGCCTGACTCCCTCAATTTCAGCTCGGCTGTTCCTGAAGTCATGGACCGTGATTTAAAGATTAAGGAGGAGCCAACTGCAGCACCCAAG aaaggaaaaggaccTGCACCTCGTTGGTACATATCCACTGAGGAGCTTGATTCATTGTCATC ATACATGAGAGGGAGGCTAACTCTGGAGAAGGTTAACATCGCCATTAATGAAGTGGCTTCATATGCGGATGGCAATGCTCACCTTGTTGCTTGTACAAAGAAAAAG CTATCAGAAGACACATGGGAGAAGGCACTG gaATTAAGGGACATTGCAGCAACAGAATCAGTGAAGGGGAAACATTTCTTTCTCGAAACTGATATAAAGGGGCCTGGCTTAAAACTTGATAATACAGGGAAAGCTATCCTTACT GTCCTTCGTCACCTTGGTCGTATCCATGAGACCCGGATTGGGCATCATCGTGTTTTTATACTTTCAAAACAACACTGA